The genomic interval ATCTTAAGGATTAATAAATGAGTGTAATTAATTTTAATCAAACGAATTGTCAAAATTGTTATGCTTGTGTTCGTGTATGTCCTGTAAATGCAATCAAAGTGATAAAAAACCATGCTGAAATCATGGAAACTAAATGTATTGCTTGTGGAAAATGTTTAGACGTTTGTCCCAAAAATGCTAAAAAAGTTCAAAGTGAATTAGAAAAAGTTAAATGTTTTCTGAAAAATAAAGAAGAAGTTGTCGTTTCAATTGCCCCTTCATTTGTAAGTGTTTTTGCTGAAAATAGTACAAAAATAAGTACAGCATTAAAAAAAATAGGTTTTTCTTATGTAGAAGAAACAGTCGTAGGTGCTAAACTTGTAACAGAAGAATATAATCGATATATACAAAATATGAAGGATACTTCTTATATTACAAGTTGTTGTCCAACGATAAATTTATTAATACAAAAATATTATCCAGATCAAATTCCACACTTACTACCTGTCGTATCACCTATGGTAGCACATACTAGGTTATTAAAAGCAAAGTATGGAAATAAGGTAAAAGCTGTTTTTATCGGACCTTGTTTATCAAAAAAATTAGAAGGCATCGATGAAAATACAATTGATGCTGTTTTAATCTTTGAAGAATTAATCGAACTAATTAATGAAAATTATATTGATTTTAATGAATTAGAAGAAAGCCCATTTGATGATTCCATGCCATCCTACAGAAGTTACCCATTAACGGGTGGTGTTTTACAAAATATTAAGCAGAACAAACAACAAACCTTATCTGTAAGTGGATTAACTGACTGTATTCAAACCTTAGAAGCCATTAAACAAGGAAAACATAAAAATATTACCTTTGAAATGAGTGCTTGTGAACATAGCTGTATTAGTGGTTCGGGTATGCCTAAAGATAATGTTGATATCGTTGAAAGAAAATTGAGGGTCCTAAGATATTCATCATTAAATGATAATAAGCCCTCAGGTGAAGATAAAACAATTTATTCAGTTAATTTACAACAATCATTTCCATCATTATATACACCATTAAAAATACCTTCAGAAGAAAAAATAAAAGAGATATTAAAAACACTTGGAAAAACTGAGGTTGATGATGAATTAAATTGTGGAACTTGTGGCTACAAAACTTGTAAAGATAAAGCAATCGCTATTTATAATGGGATGGCTGAATTAAATATGTGTTTACCATTTATGAGATATCGTGCTGAAACACTAACGAATGTTATATTTGATGTAACACCAAATACTGTATTAATGATTAAAAAAGATTTAACTATTCTTGAATTTAATCCAGCGGCAGAAACATTTTTTAACATGCAAAGAAATGATGTTATAGGATTACCTGTTTCTGTTGTTTTAGATGATGATTTATTTAGTTATGTTGCTAAGCATAACTGTAATATCATTGGTAAAAGAATGTCTGTTAACAATAATAAATCAGTTGTTATTCAAAATATTGTTTGGATTGACTCTCATGAAGTGATGTTATGTATTCTTCATGATATTACTGACCAAGTTAAAAAACAAGAATGGATGAAAAGCCTTAAAATAAATGCCATAGATATGGCACAACAAGTAATTAATAAACAAATGATGGTTGCGCAAGAAATTGCAAGTCTTTTAGGTGAAACAACTGCTGAAACAAAAGTCACTTTAACTCATTTAAAGAAACTCATTCAACAAGAAGAGGACGATAAAGATGAATTACTTCGTTGATTTTGCATCCGGTCATTTAAACAAAAATGGTGAAGAATTATGTGGTGATAACGTAGAATTTATACGATCTAATAATCAAATCATTGGTATTTTATCTGATGGATTAGGTAGTGGTGTCAAAGCTAATATATTATCAACCTTAACTAGTAAAATCGCAATAACCATGTTAAAAGAAGGTTTATCTATAGAAGAGGTAGTTGATACACTCATTCATACCTTACCAGTATGTAAAATAAGAGAGTTAGCTTATTCAACTTTTACCATTATAAAAGTTGATAATACCGGGCAAGTATATGTTGCTGAATTTGATAACCCTAAAGTATATTTTTTAAGAAAAGGAAAACTACTCCCTTTACCCAGAAATGAACGTGTTATCAATGGACAGAAAATCTCTGAAAGCACATTTCAACTGCATAAAGGAGACACAATCGTCTTTGTAAGTGATGGTGTCATCCATGCTGGAGTAGGTAAAACTCTAAATTTAGGTTGGGGTTGGGATGAAGTAGCCAATTATTTAGAATTATTTATCGATGAGAATATATCTGCCAAAAATATCACCAACCACATGTTACAGGTTGTAAATGATTTTTATTTAGGAAAACCAGGAGATGATGTCACGGTTGTTACAATAAAAGCGATACAGAAAAAACATGCTGTTTTATTTTCTGGACCCCCAAAAGATTCAAAAGATGATCAACTAGTTGTAGAAGAATTAACGAAGAATGATTGTATAAAAATTGTTTGTGGTGGGACTGCAGCGAATATTGTATCACGAGAATTAGATGAAGAATTAAAAACAAATTTTGAATTTTATGACCCAACAATTCCACCTACTGCATCAATAGAAGGTATTGATCTAGTAACAGAAGGAGTTCTAACTCTTAAAGGTGTCGTAAATAAATTAAAACAAATTAATCATTTAAATGATTTAACCTTTTTAAGAAAAAACGATGGTGCATCTAGATTAACTAAAATACTATATGAGGACTGTACAAACATTACACTTTTAATAGGTAAAGCAATAAATCCTGCTCACCAAAATCCAGATTTCCCTCAAGAATTAAGTATTAAGTTAAGTGTATTAAAAGAACTTGAAGAAGTTTTAATTCGTTTAGGAAAAATCGTAGAAGTCCAATACTACTAAGGAGAGCATACATAATGAGAAAATATGATAGTCAAGTCCAAATGATTCGCTACGAAGTCATTAAAGAAATCGCAAAGCGTGTTATTAATGGTAATTTTGATAAAACAAGATATAAAATTCCTAAAGAAATTATTAGTGGAGATAAACCCATCTCAAGATGCTGTGTATATAAAGAACGTGAAATCATTTCAGAACGAATCAATTTTGCAGCAGATGATATACTTCAAGAAAATAATATAATTGAAATTATTGATATTGCTTGTGATGAATGCCCCGCTGAACGGTATAAAGTAACCGAAGCTTGTAGAGGATGTGTAGCTCATAAATGCATACAGGCTTGTCCTGTGAATGCCATTACCTTACTCAATGGTAAAGCAATAATTAATAATGATAAATGTATTAGTTGTGGTAGATGTCGTAAGGCTTGCCCGTATAATGCGATATCAGACGTTTTAAGACCCTGTATGAAAGCTTGTGCAAGTAAAGCAATTGACATTACCCAAGAAAATAAAGTCAGTGTCAACCGCGATAAATGCACTAGCTGTGGTGCTTGTGTTTACCAATGCCCCTTCGGTGCGGTAACTGATAGAAGTGAAATCATCCCTATACTAAATGCACTTGAAGCATCTAAAAAGGATTTAGGTAAAAATGTTTATGCTGTCATTGCACCATCTATTGCAAGTCAGTATAATATTAAGATTAACAAAATAGTGAATGCAATTAAGAAAATGGGATTCAAAGATGTCATTGAAGCTTCACTAGGTGCTGATATTGTGGCTTATTATGAAGCACAGGAATTTGTTGAATCAGTTGTTAATAATAATCAACCTTGTCTCATGACATCTTGTTGCCCATCCTTTGTATATCATGTTAAAAATAACTATCCTGAATTAGCGCCTTACTTATCTACGATGGTTTCGCCGATGATTGCTATGTCAAGATTGATTAGAAAAACAGATTCAAACGCTGTTATTGTTTTCATAGGTCCTTGTACCTCTAAGAAGGTAGAAAAAAGAGAAGATGACATCAAAGATGCAACTGATTACGTGATGACCTTTGAAGAGTTAGATGCACTAATCGATGCCTATGGAATAACTATTCAAGATTGTGAAGACGATAAACTAGATAATGCTTCCTATTTCGGTCGTTTATTTGCACGTACTGGTGGGGTAAAAGATGCTGTTGAGGAAGTAATTAAAGAATTAGACCTAACTGATATTCCTTTCAATCCTATCGTTTGTAATGGAATTAATGAAATTGATAAAGCACTCAAACTTTTGAAACTAAAAAAGAACAAATTCAATTTTATAGAAGGAATGGCTTGTATTGGAGGATGCATTGGTGGTGCTGTTTGTTTAACACATAAAGAAAATAAATTAGTTGATCAATATGCTAAGCTAGCAATTGAAAAGAAAGTAAGTGATTCTTTAAGGGTTTTAGACTTAGAAAAACTTCAATTACATCGTAATAATCATTAAGTAAAAAACGAGTTAAATTAACTCGTTTTTTTAAGTATTTTTATACAAGATAGATAGAATCAATTACTTAACTAAATAAAATATTTTAATTCTAATGACATAAAAAACGAACGTATTCGTTCATTTTTTATGTTACCCGTCATATAAAAAGTATTTCTAGTTTATTCTATTCAAATACAAATATATTTGATATCAAAAAATAGAATCTATGGTATAAAGTGATATGCTTTTATTGAATTAATGTATGATTTAGGTGTATAAATCAAAACCTAATATGAGGTGATGATCTTGGAATATTTTGATGAATTAAAAAAAGTAGATCAAAATTTTGATAATGTCCTAGGTCTATATTTTAATAATCCAAATCAAAAGTCTTATTTAATTTGCTTAGCGAATCAAAAATATAATGGATTAAATGAAAAAGAAGAAATATCATATTATTTAGACATTATAGTTTCATTAATATCAGATTATAAAAATGGTATTTATAAAAAAATACCAGTTAGGACTATTTTATACCTTATTTCCACTTTGTCCTATTTTGTTTATCCTAGAAGATCTTTTATAGATCAAGTACCTGGTGTTCAAATCGTCAAGAAAATAGGACTTATAAAATTCTTAATTCATTCTGTTAGAAAAGATTTAATTAAGTATGCAATTTGGAAAAGTAATCACGAAAACATCGTGGAAGTATAAAACAATGAACATATGGTTTCTATATAGGAACCATATTTTAATTTATATCAATTCTCTTAAATTGTAAAGAAAAAACTATAAAGTAAAAACCAATAATCCTGGTCCACTTTATAGATCTAATGTTAAAATATTTATTTTTTTAATTGTTTATATTTTTTTAATAACTTCACGATTTTGTAATTTCCACATTTTGTAGCTAATATAATTGCATCATCTTTATCATTGTCAACATAATCAATATTACTATGATATTCTAAGAGTAACTCCACAATTTCAAAATACCCTTTTGCT from Mycoplasmatota bacterium carries:
- a CDS encoding 4Fe-4S binding protein, translating into MSVINFNQTNCQNCYACVRVCPVNAIKVIKNHAEIMETKCIACGKCLDVCPKNAKKVQSELEKVKCFLKNKEEVVVSIAPSFVSVFAENSTKISTALKKIGFSYVEETVVGAKLVTEEYNRYIQNMKDTSYITSCCPTINLLIQKYYPDQIPHLLPVVSPMVAHTRLLKAKYGNKVKAVFIGPCLSKKLEGIDENTIDAVLIFEELIELINENYIDFNELEESPFDDSMPSYRSYPLTGGVLQNIKQNKQQTLSVSGLTDCIQTLEAIKQGKHKNITFEMSACEHSCISGSGMPKDNVDIVERKLRVLRYSSLNDNKPSGEDKTIYSVNLQQSFPSLYTPLKIPSEEKIKEILKTLGKTEVDDELNCGTCGYKTCKDKAIAIYNGMAELNMCLPFMRYRAETLTNVIFDVTPNTVLMIKKDLTILEFNPAAETFFNMQRNDVIGLPVSVVLDDDLFSYVAKHNCNIIGKRMSVNNNKSVVIQNIVWIDSHEVMLCILHDITDQVKKQEWMKSLKINAIDMAQQVINKQMMVAQEIASLLGETTAETKVTLTHLKKLIQQEEDDKDELLR
- a CDS encoding serine/threonine-protein phosphatase, which codes for MNYFVDFASGHLNKNGEELCGDNVEFIRSNNQIIGILSDGLGSGVKANILSTLTSKIAITMLKEGLSIEEVVDTLIHTLPVCKIRELAYSTFTIIKVDNTGQVYVAEFDNPKVYFLRKGKLLPLPRNERVINGQKISESTFQLHKGDTIVFVSDGVIHAGVGKTLNLGWGWDEVANYLELFIDENISAKNITNHMLQVVNDFYLGKPGDDVTVVTIKAIQKKHAVLFSGPPKDSKDDQLVVEELTKNDCIKIVCGGTAANIVSRELDEELKTNFEFYDPTIPPTASIEGIDLVTEGVLTLKGVVNKLKQINHLNDLTFLRKNDGASRLTKILYEDCTNITLLIGKAINPAHQNPDFPQELSIKLSVLKELEEVLIRLGKIVEVQYY
- a CDS encoding monomeric [FeFe] hydrogenase; amino-acid sequence: MRKYDSQVQMIRYEVIKEIAKRVINGNFDKTRYKIPKEIISGDKPISRCCVYKEREIISERINFAADDILQENNIIEIIDIACDECPAERYKVTEACRGCVAHKCIQACPVNAITLLNGKAIINNDKCISCGRCRKACPYNAISDVLRPCMKACASKAIDITQENKVSVNRDKCTSCGACVYQCPFGAVTDRSEIIPILNALEASKKDLGKNVYAVIAPSIASQYNIKINKIVNAIKKMGFKDVIEASLGADIVAYYEAQEFVESVVNNNQPCLMTSCCPSFVYHVKNNYPELAPYLSTMVSPMIAMSRLIRKTDSNAVIVFIGPCTSKKVEKREDDIKDATDYVMTFEELDALIDAYGITIQDCEDDKLDNASYFGRLFARTGGVKDAVEEVIKELDLTDIPFNPIVCNGINEIDKALKLLKLKKNKFNFIEGMACIGGCIGGAVCLTHKENKLVDQYAKLAIEKKVSDSLRVLDLEKLQLHRNNH